From Cryptococcus neoformans var. neoformans B-3501A chromosome 6, whole genome shotgun sequence, the proteins below share one genomic window:
- a CDS encoding hypothetical protein (Match to ESTs gb|CF190356.1|CF190356, gb|CF190355.1|CF190355, gb|CF189534.1|CF189534), producing the protein MSNPLDQPEIPTPVPPSTATPAAASVSQQDHQSDKRQPLAIEYNNPSKEEEVQTLDLGEGNVIKLDKLGPMIINNDGTLSRIQNWQDLHPIEQERTVRLLVKKRNLVRLKNLSDVEKAKGEDNGEELTALKEGNEE; encoded by the exons ATGTCAAATCCTCTTGATCAACCCGAAATTCCCACCCCGGTGCCGCCATCTACCGCCACGCCCGCTGCTGCCTCCGTCAGCCAACAAGACCACCAATCCGACAAGCGACAGCCTTTGGCAATCGAGTATAACAATCCcagcaaggaggaggaagtgcAAACTCTTGAtctgggagaaggaaatgtgATCAAGCTGGACAAATTGGGACCTATGATCATTAACAATGACGGG ACTTTGTCGAGGATCCAAAATTGGCAAGATCTCCATCCCATTGAGCAAGAGAGGACTGTGAGGCTCCTTGTGAAGAAACGTAATCTTGTGCGACTAAAGAACCTGAGTGATGTCgagaaggcaaagggagaggataaTGGGGAAGAGCTGACTGCCCTAAAGGAGGGAAATGAGGAGTAA
- a CDS encoding hypothetical protein (Match to ESTs gb|CF188998.1|CF188998, gb|CF187638.1|CF187638, gb|CF194605.1|CF194605; HMMPfam hit to DUF89, Protein of unknown function DUF89, score: 389.1, E(): 5.4e-114): MPLPQLFKLPYDRVSPKDKESFAYATLVKRWPVVLTNVISAISNANHEISMSSDADKDAKVAEGKKIISQISEMKYEMGHNALLTPIEEDGEINVECYNTELASYPEEDRKWGNMNWLFAECYLYRRLRSYFALTQHWNSYDPFFDQKAETYKSSSGAILHLAKAINSAVAEKDELNKDFERPGSALEIAFMEMIQADLWGNATDLSLLIDLKYEDLQKLQAVGSEAQAEQAKFILRNDLSKAWEHFKGLKNGRVDFVMDNAGFELFTDFILADFLISCTPFVGKVVFHPKAIPWFVSDVLPYDFTWAIDSLLDTTFFSQHASQPLTDEDTASLISLGKRWKEHIEAGRFKLSVPFDTPLGKAPALGGFWTTQYAYQDLPVMAPDVLAELQKSDLVIFKGDLNYRKLLGDAWWPTTTPFDEAIGPLAGQITLLSLRTNKADTIAGLDEGIAEKLDKEQPDWRVSGKYAVVMFSKRR, translated from the exons ATGCCCCTTCCCCAACTGTTCAAGCTTCCATACGACCGAGTATCCCCCAAGGACAAAGAAAG CTTTGCCTACGCTACTCTTGTCAAAAG ATGGCCCGTCGTGCTCACAAATGTGATCTCTGCCATTTCCAACGCCAACCACGAGATCTCCATGTCATCCGATGCTGACAAGGACGCTAAAGTTGCCGAAGGCAAGAAAATTATTTCTCAGATATCAGAGATGAAGTATGAAATGGGCCACAATGCTCTTCTCAC CCCTATCGAGGAGGACGGCGAGATCAACGTCGAATGTTACAATACGGAACTTGCTAGCTACCCCGAAGAGGACAGGAAATGGGGCAACATGAACTGGCTTTTCGCTGAGTGTTACCT CTACCGACGTTTGAGGAGTTACTTCGCTCTTACGCAACATTGGAACAGTTACGATCCTTTCTTTGATCAGAAGGCTGAGACCTACAAGTCTAGCTCTGGAGCTATCCTCC ACCTTGCCAAGGCGATTAACTCTGCTGTTGCCGAAAAGGATGAGTTGAACAAGGACTTTGAAAGACCTGGATCCGCTTTGGAAATTGCATTCAT GGAGATGATCCAAGCGGACTTGTGGGGTAACGCAACC GACCTTTCGCTTCTCATTGATCTCAAGTATGAAGACCTTCAGAAGCTCCAGGCTGTAGGCTCCGAAGCTCAAGCAGAACAGGCGAAGTTTATTTTGCGAAATGATTTGAGCAAGGCTTGGGAGCACTTCAAGGGATTGAAGAATGGCCGAGTTGACTTTGTCATGGATAATG CTGGTTTCGAG CTGTTCACCGACTTTATCCTTGCTGATTTCCTGATTTCTTGTACCCCCTTTGTCGGCAAGGTGGTATTCCA CCCCAAAGCTATCCCCTGGTTCGTCAGCGACGTCCTCCCATACGACTTTACCTGGGCTATCGACTCCCTTCTCGACACCACCTTTTTCTCCCAGCACGCGTCTCAGCCCCTCACTGATGAGGATACCGCGTCGCTCATCTCTCTCGGTAAACGATGGAAAGAGCACATCGAAGCGGGACGTTTCAAGCTTTCTGTACCTTTTGACACCCCCTTGGGCAAGGCTCCTGCTTTGGGTGGATTCTGGACAACCCAGTATGCTTATCAGGATTTGCCTGTTATGGCGCCCGACGTTTTGGCAGAACTTCAAAAGTCTGATTTGGTCATCTTCAAGGGTGATTTGAACTACCGAAA GTTGCTTGGTGATGCGTGGTGGCCCACTACTACACCATTTGATGAAGCCATTG GCCCTTTGGCTGGCCAAATCACTTTGCTCAGTTTGAGAACCAACAAGGCTGATACCAT TGCTGGATTGGATGAAGGTATCGCTGAAAAGCTCGATAAAGAACAACCTGATTGGCGAGTGTCTGGCAA GTACGCTGTGGTAATGTTTTCGAAGAGACGTTGA
- a CDS encoding hypothetical protein (HMMPfam hit to Pkinase, Protein kinase domain, score: 216.9, E(): 3.8e-62), protein MSTSANPLHVAGGSPQFIDGGYIELVAVIGTGAYGVVYLAVDSRYPQPVYRAIKCMRRSGLDERQKHFQRREMGLHRLASGHPSIITMDRIFEEGDYIYVVMDYGDEGDLFSMITDKKRYVGDNELIRSVFLQLLDGVTWMHSLGISHRDIKPENIVCSQDGTRVRICDFGLATSEERSSEFGCGSTFYIAPECLGDWFPENKTYPTRSGDIWSLGVILVNLVCGRNPWRIASPSDESFNSYLADPHFLRKILPVSDECLYILTQIFTVHPEERITLPVLRQLISKVETFSMTVDELRHAHISAQQKIAATQPPVLLSLPKEDDSWSEQEELFAYDDDMETPSLRSDTDSPRYPLCLSPTTSSNGESLPPTPNLIPDECIAFAHQPQSPQFWEYVPKVTFEYDNQRSTDVHIKGSSLFTYNSTPTTYAQ, encoded by the exons ATGTCAACTTCCGCCAACCCTTTACACGTTGCTGGTGGATCACCGCAGTTCATTGATGGTGGCTATATCGAGCTCGTTGCTGTTATCGGCACTGGCGCCTATGGTGTCGTCTATCTCGCCGTTGACTCAAGATATCCGCAGCCTGTGTACCGAGCGATCAAATGCATGCGAAGAAGCGGTCTTGATGAGCGTCAAAAGCACTTTCAACGGCGAGAAATGGGTCTTCATCGTCTCGCATCAGGGCATCCCAGCATCATCACGATGGACAGAATATTTGAAGAGGGTGATTATATTTATGTTGTCATGGACTacggagatgaaggagaccTTTTCTCTATGATCACAGACAAGAAAAGA TATGTCGGTGACAATGAACTCATCCGCAGTGTCTTCCTACAACTTCTTGATGGAGTTACCTGGATGCACTCTCTTGGTATCAGTCACCGTGACATTAAGCCCGAGAACATTGTATGCTCTCAGGACGGTACCCGAGTACGCATCTGTGACTTCGGTTTGGCGACATCAGAGGAGCGCTCGAGCGAGTTTGGTTGTGGTTCGACTTTTTACATTGCACCTG AATGTCTTGGAGACTGGTTCCCCGAAAACAAGACGTATCCTACTCGTTCCGGCGATATTTGGTCCCTCGGTGTCATTCTCGTTAACCTTGTCTGCGGGCGCAACCCCTGGCGAATTGCCTCTCCTTCCGACGAATCGTTCAACTCTTACCTGGCTGACCCCCATTTCCTCCGTAAAATCCTTCCTGTCTCCGACGAGTGTCTCTACATCCTCACCCAAATATTCACGGTGCACCCTGAAGAGCGCATTACTCTTCCTGTCCTGCGTCAGCTCATCTCAAAGGTTGAGACCTTCAGCATGACAGTGGACGAGCTTCGTCATGCCCACATTTCCGCCCAGCAGAAGATTGCCGCAACTCAGCCTCCCGTTTTGCTGTCACTTCCAAAAGAAGACGACAGCTGGTCagagcaagaagagctCTTTGCGTACGATGATGACATGGAGACTCCATCGTTGCGAAGCGATACTGATTCACCACGATACCCTCTTTGTCTTTCCCCTACTACCTCATCCAACGGCGAATCATTACCACCGACGCCCAACCTCATCCCCGACGAATGTATCGCATTCGCTCATCAGCCGCAATCTCCTCAGTTCTGGGAATACGTTCCCAAAGTGACCTTCGAATATGACAACCAACGTTCAACCGATGTTCATATCAAAGGCTCTTCTTTGTTTACCTACAATTCTACACCGACCACATATGCTCAATAA